From Micropterus dolomieu isolate WLL.071019.BEF.003 ecotype Adirondacks linkage group LG21, ASM2129224v1, whole genome shotgun sequence:
catttatgtgtttactcatgaaaaaaaaaaaaaggaagcaaacaaaacaggaaattgcTCAATATCATCCACTATTGTGAGGAGGACAATGGAGGGAAGTTTCTCAGGTACTTTCAAGCGATGAAGTCCAGTGGTCTGTTGAATCCACCCTTTCTGTTCATGTACtgcctaaaaaaataaatatatgagaAAACATTACATCACTGTTACCCTCGCAACACTTGCAGATTACATCATCGAGCACCAATGGGAGAGCCTGAATGTCTGCATAGAAACACCTGCGGAGGTGATTGGCTACAATAACTGTGGTTGATGCTCAGAGGGCTCACAGTGAGGGGACTGAGGAGTTGACATTTTAACTCAGCAACCTGACCAACAGCTGGGGTTCAAATAAGAAAACATCACTATATAAGAAAACAAGGGCTAATGAAAGATTTCCAAAAGTTGTCTGTGGCTATGTGCAGCACTGCTGTGATGCTGCGCAATCAACAAACCACACAAGTGgaaacactgttttgtttttgttgacgTACCTGTATTTTCTCTTCATGGACACGTTGATAGCATGTGCATTAGCTGATGCCTCACTTTTCTTCCCCTGTTTGAAAACAACGTTACTGCCTCTCACATTCAAAACATCACATATTACAGTTCAAGCTCAATGGTGACATGTTACTAATCAATGAAATGTAGAAGTCTCGGCTTGACTTCCATCGCTCCTTTTATTCACAAAAGTAGTTTGTGAGGATCATTTGGAAGATACGCCTTTGCAAAACTTTAATTAATTCTAAACTACAGTAAATGTCCAACTGTTGATCCACTGAAGAGTACCAAGAGATTTAGTCCAACATTTGTACCAACAAAGGGGTTACATCTCAGTGGCTAACTGAACATTTCCTTCAACATCACATGCCTGCAGTTGCTTCcaagtgaaacactttcagctGCTGTGAAGAATATGATGTAAATTAAGTTTGAAGTTGGCGGTCTAGCTTTTTGtccagtaaaaaaaagtaatgatTAGTATAATttttagcccccccccccccccccaatacatAATTAATATAGTAATAGAGACGTGACCTTCATCATACCTTGGCAAAGGGTCAAACACATGAATAGTGAACGCATATAATCAGGAGCTACCAACTCTGTGACTCCAGCTGCACTGATGAGTTATGAGAATATGCAACAGTCGGCCTgtcttcagttcagctgtagaGTGCAATGaactttatttgaaataaactgCGCCACCTTGTGGTAACAAAGGACACCCTACTGCTCTCACCTTGGTGCTGTCAAAGGAAGCAAAACCCATCAGTTTCATCATCTCaatctcctcttctgtcttgcCCTGCATGTCTTCCtctgtcaaaaacaaaaatgatggtATTGAAATCTGGTAGAAACATCAATGCTGCACTTGTCATGTCACATCAAAGCATCAAAAAAGCTGaatattagggatgcaccgaaattaatcggccaaaaatagcaaaaaaaaggaGCTCTtttggtgttcggcctaataagtcaaaagaccgaataaattttgaccaacaattacgttgacatgtcggcagtgtgcaagcattttaaagtgtctgagaaagacgcaaaaattgccgtttgcagacactgttctgctgaattgtctcccagcacatccacaccatctgtggctgacttcttagaaaaggcagaaaaatgGTCTTACCCACTTTGAGTATTTCCGTCACTCGCTTGTGacaaggcgattaagctagccgcacctatatttggagtgcacatgtattcaagcctttatggtaaatccactgaaatggcCCAGTGccagctgacaggcaggttagcgactttatcctgtcagtttctctctttacaaagacaagtgttgcagtatgagagtcctacctgaagaaaGGCCGTGAAGTCTTCAAGTTACgtgatacgagaaccacatacaacattatttatcaaactgggtcggacttTTCGGAATTTTGCGCGATGATACACGTGACAttgtctggttttcaaaataaggtgtctatacagtatggaaataagattaatttgattatatttacagaaagtataaaacatgttacatgtgtccattaaaagtaaattgacacacatgtattttactttaccggaccctatCAGGCTtcagacccacccaccatagtctctccaaatcctgtgggaaatgCTGAGTAAAAAGCTCATTTTGACTATTAAATTAATGCAATgcaaataaatggaaaaaagtgagaaaaactTTGTTCAGTATTCTGGAAAGTTTTTCTTTATATTCGGTtttggcttcggccaagaattttcatttcggtgctcATTTCATTTCCCTCCTGAATATCCTCCTCAATTTATATGAATATAGCAAGAACAGACGCATACCATTCATCTAATACCTGAGATCTGAATGGGCTTCGCTGGCTTGTCCTTAACATCTTTGCGGTCATCTTTCTGCCTCgtaggagagagggaggaggagcgATGACGTCGAGGAGGCGACCTGCTGAGGGAAAATAAATATGGCTGCAGGAGGGTTACCTCGACTACTGAATATTGTTCATGGTTTGTTAAAGTCTGTTTAGGATGCAGATACGTGTGCTTGTTCTCAAGGGCAAAGACCACCATTAATGCACTGCAAACTATCTGAAAAGACAATGCTTTTCTATCACAAATCACTAAGCCCTATCTGATTTGGGGATCAGATGATTTCGGTAATAGGTAGTAGCTGAAGTAGGTTAGCACTAATATTTGGTGACAATATACCCAACCCTTTCTCCTACATGTTTAAAGAGGCCATAACCTAAATGGCACACcagaagcaagaaaaaaaaaattaatggaCTGGTCACAAAAAACAGAAACGGTGGCAAAGAGAAAACTATCGGTGTTCCAAAAACTGCAAAAGGCGTTTCCTCACCTCGAGCGCCTCCTGTGAGGAGATCGTGAGCGACTTCTGCGCCGGTCTCGGTCCCGATCTCGAGAGCGAGAGCGATCTCTCTCCCTTCGCCTTCGCTCACGCTCCCGCGAAGTTGAGTGGGAACGCCTTCTCTCTACAGGAAAGGAGGAAACAAGATCATGACATTAGTAGCAAACTGGAATCTGGGAATTTAAAACTTAAAGGAATATTGCCATCCACACACTGCATTTTCTCCTTCACATTGTTGGACTTTTCTGCAACATGTTTTAACATTCTAATCCTAATAGTCATCCAACCTGTAAAAATGTTACTGGCACCAAGTGAGTCCTATTTTAGTGTTGCACCTACAGTTTTCTTTTACAAATGTGCACATGCAAAAGGTATTTGTAGGTGGCTGGCGTCAGATTTTGACAGAGAGGTAATATGCTCCGAAAATGCCAATACTTTGTTCACTTatgcatttattattatatattatataataacattTCTTTTACTCTCCATCCCTTGATCACTCTACTGAGTATGCAAGAACACAACAGCATAACGTTACAGTTGTTGTTGTACATGAAAGATATGGCTCTGACCAAACACTCTTTATAGGAAAACTATCACTGCTCCATCATGAGGTCCAGGTCAACCAGAATACAACACAGAGGCATAACGTTACTCAAAAAGACATCCAGCCAAATATCATCGATCGCTTCGGAAAAGCATCGAGCCCACATCTAGAGTCATTTAGAGTTCTCCTGTTAGCTTCCTTTGAATAACTATGCTAACGTTACGTAAATATTTAACTTTACGTTAGAGCGTTAGAAAAAGGTGGCATTCGAGTTATACGCAGTGAGTCACGTGTTAAGGTGTAAAGTCAGCGTTAAGGAAAGAAAATAAGTTAATTAACATTTGTTCTCATTTCTTTCTCCCGGTGTAGAGAAAACAGCGTTGTGGCAGCTAACAGCCACATAGCCATAGCTGCGTAGTGTAAACGTTAACGATACCTGACTCAAGTTTCTTACCTCGTCTCGGTGGAGGAGTTCGGCTCTTGCTCCGGCCCATGTCCCTTATAGATCAAACCTTACCCTCGTAGACCAATGACACGAAATAGAAAGCAATTCGTGGTGAGAACTATGAACAAACCGCGGGTTGTTTGTAGCCTATACCCTAAACGTTGATTGCTGTTACTTCAACAAAGGCTCTCTATCATAGACTGTACGGAGCTTCCGCTGACCTTTCTGCAGAAGAGCACCCTCTGCCGGTTCGGGGGACAGTTCATAACATCACATTATGGGCTGTGGTGTAGGATATGGCAGGGCTGCAGCCGGCTGCATTGGCAAAGAGTATCGAATCAGTGTAAAGACAGTCAGTGTATGTTGTTTGATATAAGGTTCTTAAGTTCTTTATATTAGGGTGGGCTGGTAGAAACAGAGGTTAAACAGAGGCCCAGAGGTTAGAGAAGCAAACTAGTAGTCCGAAGGTTGCCAGTCCGAATACCTGGCCAGATGGCACCCAAATCTGGCAAAATGATTGAGAGTCAAGATCAGATGCAAGCTCGTGACATTGTGCCCTCAGGCTCCTCCAgcatggctgtgtgtttgtatatgagGTGTTTGAATGGGAGAAGATTTAATTAGAAGATTAATTTCCCCATGTGGATTAATAaagtagtatttttttttgttttgttttgtttattctacTCTAATTTATAAAGAAtagaaggtctgtatggaggagtgggccaaaatccctgctacagtgtgtgcaaacctggtcaagaactacaggaaactacatgatctctgtaattgcaaacaaaggtttctgtaccaaatattaagttctgcttttctgatgtatcaaatacttatgtcatgtaataaaatgcaaattaattatttaaaaatcatacaatgtgattttctgcatttttgttttcacagttgaaatgtacctatgataaaacctctacatgctttgtaagtaggaaaacctgcaaaatcagcagcgtatcaaatacttgttctccccactgtgtgtgtgtgtatatatatatatatatgtatgtatgtatgtatgtgtgtgtgtgtgtgtgtgtgtgtatgtatgtgtgaaggtggataaagtttcacttttctcaacatattatttatatttagcctacagtatatattatttctttatttcattatcACTTTTATTCTATTAGCGAATATTGTTGTTCACATTCATGGCGGGCAGCTTTGTCAGCTGCCAACCCAATCAGAAGTTTGAAATGGTACTGTTATTTTCTGTGTAATATTTCCTGAACAGAAAAGAACTGATTTGGGCCCCCAGCCTCATATGGCACACAGAGTTGACAGATAAAATTcagggagaagaaaaagaaagcccCTGTTGGGTCCAAACTCCAGCATCAGCTAATAATGGATAGTACTCAAACTAttgatagaaataaaatataaaaacaactaTTTGTAAATACAGAAACTAATATTACATAATACTATGTATTAGTTGATAATTGCAATAATAATGTCTGTGTATAGGAGATTAAAGCGTATGTATGTGTAAGCAACCGTATGCTACCTGGTCAGCGAaaattatttacacaaacaaaattgaTTATACTGTCCATCTTCCAGAGTATAAATTTGCCTTTTGCAATTTTGTGGCAAGTCTTTTCACTCAGCAAggctacttttacatttgtagcaGCAAAAGCAAAAGAAGTGCAAGCTAATCgatcagagaaagacagacaaactAGACGTCCAGTTGGTTTAAATCAAACTTGATCTTTAATGACGGATACATGGGAACCTTGCAACACTCACTTACACAttctaatataaaataaattataacaatGAGCAAACATCACACGTCAGCATTTTGATAACAGCTACTGGTTAAAACGGAAAACAATCACAACTGTTTAGAGGCATTTTGCACACAtacatttgaaagaaaatgagaaaagtggAATGTTTAGTACCTTCAGTATCTGCTATTACTGGGTTTCAAACTGCACTGGCAAGCAACAAATActttgcttctttcttttccttttttgggGTTATAGTGGCATTTATAGCGGCTTGTGTTTTGTTGCGAGCCGGTATATTTTCCCCGCTTTCTTTTCCCTTTCTCGTCCCTGCTGTATTTATGTCGTTAGGCTGATAGTTTTACACAAACACCAGCGATCAGAAGAGCACAATCAGTAGCTATCAGTATATTTCTACATGTACTGCACACCTGTGCTCACATAGTTTACCTGCAACATCTATCTTGATATAATTAGAACCAAATCATGACGAGAAGATGCCTATGATGATGAACAAATACTAGAATGCCAATATACATATGTCAAGTGCCTATACATGTATAAGGGGTGCATAATTTAAGGAAACTTAAATTTCCAACGCGTCTGGCAAATAGTGgatttttttataaatggtATGAAACAAATTCTGAGTGGCAAGTGGACAGGACCACGCTAGTAATCCCAGGTTTGTAAAGGAACATGTTTGACTGCCTATACAGTAAAGTTAAGTAATGGTTTGATAGCACAGCAGGTGAAAATAAGACACAAGTAATAcagggactgtgtgtgtgcgtgtgtgcgtgcgtgtgtgtgcgtgcgagAGACATAAAGTAGTGCGTCAAAATGTTGTGTCCGACCAGGGTCAAATAGTATGTGAAAATAATTATCAGTGTGTTTTAACCTGCTTAAGATGAATCACCACATAGATCAAATCAGTGAGTACCGGCGTTAGTGAGTAAAGTATTTGAGAGGCAATTTAGTACACCATGTCTGTGACTGACATCTTAACAGACTGCGTTTCAATACATCTGATGTGGTGAACTCATCTGCTACTCCGTCATACACTAAGAAATGTTTCACAGTAGTATTTCACCGAGGTCTGGTGTGTCTGAGCGCCTCAGGTTTCTGCTTTCTCCTTCTGCTTCTTGCTCTTTTTCAGGAACGACGGCGGTTtgaacttcttcttcttcttggatGGGGACTTGGAGGGCGAGCCCTCTGGGGTGCCACCTTGTGGTTTGGCGGGCGGAGCAGCAGGTGTGGAGGAGGTGTCGTTGGTTGTGAGAGCCTTCATCCCCTTCTCCAGTTCCTCCGTCGTCTGCTTCTCCTCCTCACCTCCGTTCTGTATGGCTGGAGACTCGGTCTTTGCCTCTTCTGCtccatgatttaaaaaaaagaaaaggtacaAAGAAAGTTCAGCAACAAGACAGAGAGCCTTGTGTGGGGTGGAGCCGCAAAGCCACATGCTAGGCGTGTCACTGCAGATGGACATGCTTGCTTAGTGTGAAATAGAAAATGGGCTGTCATACTGTTTCTCTGTACTTACTAGTGAGTCAAGACCAAAGCACCAGAAGTGTGCCCTATGAATCAGTGAGAAGTAACACAGAAAAGGACAGACagatacagagggagagagtacAACAGATACAGTAGGTACAGAGACAAATTGATTTCCCTACAATGAGCTGAAATGTGGCAACAGACGTGTaccagacattttgacttacaCAAGTATAACCAATAATATAATGTCTGCATTACATTTAGCCACTTCCAGAGCAAATCTGGCTGGCAGAGCTGTACCAGAGCCATTATTTATGCTATGAGTTGAACCTGTATTTCCTGCTACGTGAAATCAAAATGTCCTTCATGAGAAAGATCAATTACATTTGCCTAAAAAACCTGACACCCCATGTTGCGCCTTTATAGCCTGGCATCGCCAGACTAAGGCCCCATTCACACTActacctttttgttttaaaactgagaccttttgctacgtttgcacctcttGTCCAGACTAAACAGTgaaaatgaagacctaaaacagagaagtttgaaaacgctgcgaCCCCATTTCCCGTTTTAAAACTCCGAAGAGCGTTTTAGTGCAGACGGGCAAAAaaggaggactttagaaacgataaCGCAGACACTCACGTTTGGTGCTCTGATTGAGTTTTATAAGttatgcaaagcagaaacacaatgctactgacagagtttttgatttagtatttttattaaaatatttgtaccgtgcaaataacacttaagCTAcgcttgtactgtgcatgtcaccatttactttgcgacaactcccagtctgtttcccaCCCCCACAGTCGCTTTTAACTCCCGCGTTACagtcagtaacagtcccagctcgttatcagtccatgcaaaaaaaatcttgtCGGATTCTTTGTCTGTAGttactctgatacgcagctaaaacgctggtgtggacggggATCATATTTGTTTTGAATCTCCGTTTTTAAaggtagtgtggatggggcctaaatTCCCAAAAGTGTGGAAACTCCGatcattttcctttttccatGGGGCTTTATCAACAGGAGAAGACCAAAACAGACACAACTGGAAGacctacaaccaatcagagcaatGAAATGTGTGACGTAGCAAACGCAAGCTGGCAAGTTGGGGTGGTGCTGGGTTGTTTtcaagcaagaaaaaaacaaaaacaggtggAGATCTGTCTGAATGGGAAGGGGGACCAGACGTATCTGccagagcaaatgaaacatgagctCGGCAGATACGTCTGCTTCCCAGGCTACCACCTTTAGGTATCTAACATGTAAAGATCACTGGTACTACCAGAGGTGAATGAGTTAACTTTCTAGTCCACAGAACATGCTGTCAACGGTTTTCATAAGGACTCTTTCTTCTGTAGAAAATGGTTCAAATGAAAACTCTCTGCAGTGAGGTCTGTGGATTACCCAGAGGTCCTCTTTATCCGCAGCCCGCTTCAATGTACTACCTACTGTATAATCATCTCAATAATTGCTCCCCCTAATGTCTATATTTCTGTACTGCGAATGCTTTGGTTAGTACTTGCAAAAACATATATTTCTGTATTGTGACTATTATATTTAAacagaatgaaagaaataataacGAAGCATACTTCTAAACTACAAGGCCTTCTGTGTTTTAACTAAACAGAGACCAGAAATCAGCTGCACATGTGGAGGTTTAACACGGTTGCCAGTGAGCATTTGAAGCAGGACAGGGCAGAAGCACATGAGTCCATGAGGCTGCGGAGCAGATAGGCAGCGGGCAAGGCAAGCAGGGCAAACAGTCAGCACTCTGCCAAGCCTCACCTGAGAGGGGAGGGTGGCTTGGTGGAGGGCCCTTTGTTGGAGAGGTAGCTGGGGGAGACTCCTTGTCATTTGCCACCTCCTCCtctattta
This genomic window contains:
- the snrnp27 gene encoding U4/U6.U5 small nuclear ribonucleoprotein 27 kDa protein isoform X2, which gives rise to MGRSKSRTPPPRRERRRSHSTSRERERRRRERDRSRSRDRDRDRRRSRSRSPHRRRSRSPPRRHRSSSLSPTRQKDDRKDVKDKPAKPIQISEEDMQGKTEEEIEMMKLMGFASFDSTKGKKSEASANAHAINVSMKRKYRQYMNRKGGFNRPLDFIA
- the snrnp27 gene encoding U4/U6.U5 small nuclear ribonucleoprotein 27 kDa protein isoform X1 — protein: MGRSKSRTPPPRRERRRSHSTSRERERRRRERDRSRSRDRDRDRRRSRSRSPHRRRSSRSPPRRHRSSSLSPTRQKDDRKDVKDKPAKPIQISEEDMQGKTEEEIEMMKLMGFASFDSTKGKKSEASANAHAINVSMKRKYRQYMNRKGGFNRPLDFIA